Part of the Gramella sp. Hel_I_59 genome, CGAAAAAGATTTCAGAAATGTATGATGGATTAATTTTTGTAAAAAAGATTTCTGTGCCAGATTATAATCTAGAGAATCTATAAAACTTTGCACAACATCGGTTAATCGCAAATAACGGGTATTACCGAAAAAGTATAATTTTAGAAACCAAGAAAGAATAAAACTAAGCCGACAAGTCCGCGTCCCTACTCCCGCAACTTGCGATAACCGTAACAGTTGGCTGTAATTATTTAGAGTGAGTGTAACTAAAGCATTTTTTCTGACTTTGCTATTAATGATAGCATATTTACTGGTTCAACTGGGAGTAATTGCATTATTCGAATTATATGATCAACCAATAACTTTATCTAATTTACATCTCAAAGGACTGAGTAAAACTGTAGCTCCAATTCTAAGCTACCTAGTTCTATTTAAAATTTTTTGGAAAGTGAAGATTTCGAATAAAGATGAGTTAAGAAGTGATTTTAGTTTTAAAATTCTGACTTTTATTATAATTATTTCGATAGGATTAGAATTAATAAATCAACCCTTATACGATATCAGTAAAATGGTTGAATTTTATAAAACGGGTATACCAGCTATTCAAAATTTTCATTACTCACAAAATTCAATTGACTTAGTTTACCAATTCGCAGCAATCTTAATAGTATCTCCAATTTTAGAAGAATTGTTCTTTAGAAAGTTTTTGTTATCAAAACTCTTAATCAAATACAACATCTCTATATCTGTTATAATATCAAGTTTGTGTTTTTCATTAATCCACATTGAAACTCCTAATAATTTGATTCCCTCTTTAATTTTTGGAATTCTGAGTAGCATAATATTTCTAAATACTGGTAAAATCATCTATTCAATAGTTTTCCATGCTTTAAGGAATAGCTTTTACTTTATAATTCTATTGAATGCAGAGATTTATGATAGTTGGATCTACGGTTTTAATTTTAATTATGTCTACTGGAGTTTAGTGCTAATTGGTTTAGTATTAGTATTTGTGGGTATGAAGAAAATAACTTCAGCCAACATCGGTTCATCGCAAATAACGGGTATTGAAGAAAAAGTGTAATTTTAGAAACCAGGAAAGAAAAAGGTTAATCCGACAAGTCCGCGTCCCTATTCCCGCAACTTGCGATAACCGTAACCGTTGGCAATCATTTGTAGAGATGAGAAATTACACAATATTTCTATTATTGATCATATTTTTTTCCTCTTGTAAGGATGCAAAAGAAGGAAAGGGTACCATTGAATTAAAAGAAAGTGCTTCTTCGAATTTAGAGGTTGATCATTTAAATATTTGGGTTAAAAACCCAAACATTGCTAAAGAGCGATTAATTAATATTGGATTTACTTCGGTTCCAGATTCACTCTCAGCAGTACATGAAGGTCAAGGAACAGCAGGAAAGTACTTCAATTTTTTGAATGGCTACCTAGAACTGATTTTTGTTTATGATAAAAACGAGCTGGATGAAAACATTCAGAAAAATAAAAATCTAGATTTTATAAAAAGAGCCGACTTTGGGAAAAATGGTGCTTTACCGTTTAGCATTGCGCTTAAAATGAAAAATTACAATCCAGAAAAAATTCCATTTGAAAAAGTAAGATATCATCAAGATTGGATGGACGATAATGCAAATATATACGCAGCTAGGAATTCAAAAAAACTTCTTCAAGAACCTTCAATTTTCATAGTCTATCCAGAAATTGAGTCGGA contains:
- a CDS encoding type II CAAX endopeptidase family protein; translation: MSVTKAFFLTLLLMIAYLLVQLGVIALFELYDQPITLSNLHLKGLSKTVAPILSYLVLFKIFWKVKISNKDELRSDFSFKILTFIIIISIGLELINQPLYDISKMVEFYKTGIPAIQNFHYSQNSIDLVYQFAAILIVSPILEELFFRKFLLSKLLIKYNISISVIISSLCFSLIHIETPNNLIPSLIFGILSSIIFLNTGKIIYSIVFHALRNSFYFIILLNAEIYDSWIYGFNFNYVYWSLVLIGLVLVFVGMKKITSANIGSSQITGIEEKV
- a CDS encoding VOC family protein — its product is MRNYTIFLLLIIFFSSCKDAKEGKGTIELKESASSNLEVDHLNIWVKNPNIAKERLINIGFTSVPDSLSAVHEGQGTAGKYFNFLNGYLELIFVYDKNELDENIQKNKNLDFIKRADFGKNGALPFSIALKMKNYNPEKIPFEKVRYHQDWMDDNANIYAARNSKKLLQEPSIFIVYPEIESDSFENMSELSIIPDDYAFARDFYKHPNGAEKITNIIITSTDLDLKTKTIKAVNAITNLTVKNGQEHLMELYFDNHIQGKTFDLRPEIPLIINL